The Pectobacterium sp. A5351 genome contains the following window.
ATTCTCCAAAAGGCCGCGACATACTTTGCAAAGCGCCTGAAATGAAGTATGTCTTTATCGAATAACATCGGGCTGAGTTCAGTATCAAAGCCATGTGTCGGGTGCTCAGAGTCGCGCGCAGCGGTTGGTATGTCTGGCGTTGTCGCCGTCATCAGGTCAACTCGCGTCAGCGATTCCGGATTGTCTGCGATGCTGCCGTCAGCAAGGCATTCAGTCACGCCAAACAGTGGTACGGCGCCCCACGACTGGCGGATGAACTGCCACACTATAACGTGAAAACCATTGCTGCCAGTCTGCGCCGTCAGGGGCTGCGGGCAAAAGCTGCCTGGAAGTTCAGCCCGGTCAGCTACCGGGAGCACGGCCTGCCAGTGTCTGAAAATCTGCTGAAGCGAGACGTTATCGCCAGCGGCCCGAATCAAAAATGGGCAGGAGATATCACTGACTTACGTACGGATGAAGGCTGGCTGTATCTGGCTGTGGTCATTGATCTGTGGTCGCGTGCCGTTGTCGGCTGGTCGATGTCATCGAGAATGACGGCTGAGCTGGCCTGTAATGCCCTGCACATGGCACTGTGGCGACGAAAACGGCCCCAAAACATCATTATTCACACCGATCGCGGCGGTCAGTACTGTTCAGCAGACTATCAGACCATGCTGAAAAGCTATAATCTGCGAGGGAGCATGAGCGCAAAAGGTTGCTGCTACGATAATGCCTGCGCGGAAAGCTTCTTTCACTCACTGAAAGTGGAATGCATCCACGGTGAGTCCTTTGCCAGCCGGGAAATAATGCGAACAGCGGTGTTTAATTATATCGAGTGTGATTACAATCGGTGGCGTCGCCACAGTGCATGCGGCGGTATCAGCCCGGAACAGTTTGAAAACCAGAACCTCGCTTAGGGCTGTGTCCACATTACGTGGGTAGGATCAATCCTTACGCGATAGGTGCAGATGGTGATCGTGATGAAGTCATAAGAAAGTTTAAATACGATTTTGATCGTGACTATCTCAAAGGTGGCTCAGAGTTTAAAGAAAAGCTGAAAGCACTGAGAGGACACACTTTAGGATGCCACTGTAAGCCATATGCTTGTCATGGGGATGTGCTGGCACAGTATTTGAATGAATTGGACGATGGTGAGTAATGCACCATCATCAGTTTCAGAAATCATCTGTTATATGATTGTAATTATCCCAGCTTTAGTTCCAGGCACTTTTTTAGGGGGAGCTCAATACACTGATTGGAGATGGTACCAGAGTTCGACAGCCACATAGATCCATGAATCGGTGTTCTTCCGTAGATGCTTTAGAGAGACTGCTTCTGGCACGGAGCGGACAGAGAGTAAAGTCACCAAGCATCTTGAACAGCGTCGTCTGATGCTGCAATGATGGGCTAATTTTCTGGATGCTAACAGCAACGGTCTGGTTAGGCTGTTTGACAGTATCAGGACGGTGGTAAGGAACAACGTTCCCGTCCCGTTTGATACAAAGATCCGGGAGATATTTCTCTTCCGCACGATAGATGAACTTGAACAGGCTCCCGTCAGCCACGATTAAAGGCATGCCTGTTTAACTGCATAGAAAGAAACGTCAGAACCCGTCGATGAGGAAGTCTATTGCCGCCTTTATCTGAGTACGGTACTGCGACGCATCACAAAACACCGCACCCAGTGCCTGGACAGGGATACTTGCCAACTCGTGGGTCATTACGGCGTATTCTTTGCCGTCCGTCAGCCTGACGACGGGGACAAGGCGCTCCGGTCGGCGGCCTGCCGGATACCTTTCAATAGGGAGCAATGGGATCACTATCCGACGATTCAATTGCCCAATAATATCGCTCGTGACATCGAGCAACAGCGGGTAAACGACGCTTTTCCCGGTATTCCCGTATACGGTGAATTGCATGGTTAAAACGTCCTGTATTCATCGCTGAAACAACCCTGCTCATCATGAAAACGATTGAGTGCTGCGAGAGCCTCCCTGTTCTCTTCCTGCCATTTTTTCGCTTCATGAGAGCGAAGCTCTGCATCCAGGGCGGTTGTCAGGGTAGCACTCAGATTAATACCCGCCTCACGCGCTCTTACCAGTAAGGCACGCTCTACTGTCATGGTCACACTCTGCGTGTTGCGTTGTTTCGCGGTCATAGTTTCTCTCCTGCAGGAATACGTGCGTGTTACACGGAGTAATACACTTATCATAACACCAAAAATAGGCTCTGCTACCGTTACAGTCCTGCAAACTTCACAGTCAGTCGTCATACCTGAGCCGTCGTTTACAGTAATCACCGATGTACAAACTCCGTTTGCGAGATGCGCGGGCTCTTTGCCGCCCGCACCCGCAGCCTGCGAATTTTCCGGGCATATTATGTCCAGAAAATTCGCAGGGAAATTTAAACATCTGTCACCTTCCCTGCCCCACAATAAGGTTAAAGCCGCACTCCTTTGCGGCTTATCATCTCCGACTCAAATCTTATCCATCAGATAACGATGCGCTTTTGAGGCGGCGCTGGCCGCTTTGAAAACATAGCGCTTATCGTTTTTCAGCGCCTGGAGCCATGAGGCAATATAGCTTTCATGCTGCACCTCTCCAACAATCCCCAAATCCGCCATCAGAAAAGCACTTCCCAGCTCAGCCACTAATTCCTCCTCCGCATAATCTGCACTGCCAAATTTCCCTTTCATTTCACGGTTAAGTCGTTTTTTACCACCGCTCCAGTGAACCAGCTCATGCAGGCCAGTAGCGTAGAAATTAGCTGCATCTGAAAACAGATGGCGCTCCGGTAGCCAAACTTCATCAGTTGAGGGTCGGAAAAAGGCGTTTTGTCCTTTCTCAATGATGTTTGCGCCGCTCTTCTGGAACAGATTTTCAGCCTCCGGCAACGGGTCAAAGGTTGCTTCCGGGCTGACTGTTTCAGTTGTCAGAGGCAAGCCGTCAATTTGTTCAACATTGAACACATTGAAGGTTTTCAGCATCGGGATCTGGTCGATTTCGCCGTCTTCGTTTTCCTTCTCTAAGGTTGTATAGAAAATGGCTGTCGTGCCGTGCTCGCCTTTGCGAACCTGTCCACCTACTGCCTGTGCTTGTTTGTAGGTCATCCAGCGTGAATCACAGAAGCCCTGTTCTGATGCACTGCACCACAGCAGCATGATATTCATTCCACTATACGCGATACCGGTTGCGAAGTTAGAAGGCAAGCCAGACATACCGGATACTCGTTGCCACGGACAAGACCACGGTTTTACACCGGCTTCAAGCGCTGCAATGATGTTGTCGGTGACGGTCTGATAAATATCTGTTCTGGTTTGAGAAAATTTCGTTTTTGAGGAGCCTGACTGCTCCAGCGGGGATACGCTGGTCGCCGCTGCGGCGTTAGGGGCGCTAGTCTGGGTATACAGGGAAATGGTCATGGTTTTTTCTCCGTCAGTGGTGTGATTTTCGTCTTCGTATCGCCTGACGGTTCGCTTTCCCGACATCGTTCCGGCACGCAAGGGCGCAGAATGCGTGCCATTTACCCTTGCGGAACGGGTTGTGTTGGGAAACGATTAGCCGGAAGCTGATACGGGAATGGAAATCACGCGGGAGAAAAAAATGACCCTGCATAGTCGGGTGTAGCGCCCCTTAGGCCGCAGCGGTGAAATGGGTTTGGGGTTTGGGGTTTGGGGTTTGGGAGTGTGGTTGTCTTTGGCTCGGTTTCCACTTTAGCGCTGTGATTGTTCGGTGATCACCTTACTGCGCTCCGTCTCAGTCACAGCGCTAAAGCTTTGCTATCAGATAGGTAGTGTCGAAGCCATTCCGCGAATGCTATTTTTACTATAAAAGAGTTTATTGGGTTTATAATCCATAATAATTACGCACAGTATAATGAGTTATATGCCCTGACATAGTTCTCAATATTTATTAAAGCGAAAAACTATTTTTTCGATAAAACTTGAAGGTATAAAGTGTGGTTAATAACATAGACCCTGATCATATTTTCAGAGTCTACGATTATTTTATATTTTAAAAAACTTATCATCTTCACTTAATTCGAGAACTGTGTACTGCTCTATAAAATCAGTGTCTACTGATGACAGTTTATCTTTCAATATAGACAATATATATTGACCATTTATAGATGATGCAATATCAAATAATGTTTTTATTTGGTTGGCATGTATGGCTTCAATTCCATCATGCGCAATGAATCTTAATGTTTTTGAGTTATTTTCTTCTTGTGTTGAGAGATAAGCGAGGTCAAGTGCTGAAACCTGAGCTTTCTTTTTACCTTCACCTTGATTGCCTTTACTTTTAATTGCACCTAATGGCTCAACTTTAAAAACATAGTTCCCTTTGCTTTCATCATAACTTAGTATATATTCTTCATTATATAATTCCTTTGTATATTCAGAAAAATATTTATTGAAAACAGATAGTTTTTCGTTAAATCTTTCGAGATTCAAATCGATCTCAGAAGCAACTTCATTTAGCTTTACTCTAGCTTTTTCTATTCTTTCTTCATAATCCAAAATTTGGTTTAATGAACTTTCAAAGCTTCCCTTGTTTTCATAAAGTTTGTTAACATCCTTCTGTATTATCTGAAGGTCACTTAATGACCCTAACTGAGATAATTCCCTCAAGATACGAGACTCTTTCTCGAGCCATATATTTAAATTTCTTTTTACCTCATCAATATTTGTAACCAATGATTCCATTTGAGAATTAATAAATTCAACTTTCTTCACTATCATCTTATTGTGAAAACCAAGTGCCTCTTCAAAGGTTTTACTTATATTAACAACTCTGATAGTAACTTCTTCGTAAAGCTTTTTTAATTCGTCAGGATCAGTATTATCTTGCTGTTCAAGAAGATCTTTTATCGCTTTATCATTTAAACTTCTTTTCATTTCAAGAGCAGACAGATCTAATGATAGTTGAGATACTTTTAATTTTATAGCGTTAATTTCATTCATTTGTGTAGAATAAGATTCACCTAAATTGTAATTGGTGATATCTTTTTCCTTCTCCTTAATTTCCCTTTCAATAACAGATAATGATTGTTCTATTGAATTTTTGGATCTTATTTTCAGAATGACATCAAATTCTTTTTCAATTTTTTTTAGTTCTTTCCCTATTTTTTGTTTTTCACTAAGAATATTAGCATTGTCAAAACCAAATAGGAACAAGTTAAGTGTTTCATAATCAGCCAAAGACGCCATTTGTAATGTTTTTAATGCATTAGACATCTTTTCAGTTGAGTTTCTAATAAAACGGGACATGATTTGTCTGAATGTCGGTTTCAGCGAAGAACTCAAAAATAGATTGAGTTTTAAAGCATCATGGAATGAAGACAGATTGGTGAAAACCGTACCATTTATAGTGGCGTGAATCTTTGAGTTAGCACTAATTATTCGACTAATAGTTAATTCACGATTACTAGTTGTATTTAATATAATCGTGAAGACAATTTCATTATCAACCAAGAAACTCTTTATCTCTGAATCTTCGGTTTTAAATTCAGGATCTATATAAAAATTTTCTTGTTTGGCTCCCAAGCAGAAATCAATTGCTCTCAAAGCTGTTGTCTTACCTACGCTATTCCCTGTTTCTGATTTTTTTACTGTACTTTTATCCAGAATTAAGTTCACACCATTATGAAAAGTAATATCTCTAATCACACCAAGAGATTGAGAGTAAACCTCCAGTTTTTTTAAAAACATATGATAATGTCCCCTTGATTATTAACATCAACCAAATCCAACAAATAAAGCCAATCTAATGTGTACATATACTGAGCAAATGTGATTTTTTTGTTCACGGATTTTTTAAATTTGTCAAAAAGATATATGCTATCAATTACCATTGATGGTTCATTTTTAATACAATGCAATAATTTAGCACCCAAATAATAGATAGTCTGATCGGGTTTTAGGCTGTCAGATAGTATCATAATGGTTTTTCCAACACTTTGCATTCAACAAACGCATGGAAAACAATCAACTCAGAATGTATTGCTATTTCTTCAATACTACAATTAATTGATGATATAGACTTCGCACATGTGTTATTTATGTGCTCTATAACACAATCAATTATTTCATCAGAATTTTCCTTTATTATATCCCTTCTAATCCCCTCTACTTCATCTCTTCTCTTCCCTTTTACAAGTTCTTTGTTTTTAAGAAGAATTTCACCAACACAATCTTTGTATTTGGAATTTATATATTCAAGTGATGTTTCTCTAGCCGATGCTCTAGATTCATTTAGCGTCGTGTATGCCGTTTCTATCATGGATACGTAGGCGTAATAATATTCTATTTTTTCTCTGTGTTTAATTATGTCATTGAATTCTATTTTTCTTTCAATATCATAAGATTGGTAATTATCAGATGGTACATCTTTTCTTGGTGTGCTGGATAATATTGAAACTAATTGCATAAATATAGAAGGGGAACGTACAACATCTACAATTGAATCTTGAATCACAATCTGAGTATTATGGGAACCAAAACCTCCTTTCTGAGAGATCTCACTCATTTTTTTCATCCTTGTCTGTATTAACGTTTCCAAAGTATACATTTTGATTATTCTTTGAAAAAGCGCCACCTTTCTGTTTGACAACGTGTCCAGAAGGCGTCTTACCCACGACAAAAGTACCTATAAAAGTCAAAAGTAAACCTAATGCCGTAAAATACCATGTTGTATTATTGGAAAACCAAGCTG
Protein-coding sequences here:
- a CDS encoding ArdC family protein, translated to MTISLYTQTSAPNAAAATSVSPLEQSGSSKTKFSQTRTDIYQTVTDNIIAALEAGVKPWSCPWQRVSGMSGLPSNFATGIAYSGMNIMLLWCSASEQGFCDSRWMTYKQAQAVGGQVRKGEHGTTAIFYTTLEKENEDGEIDQIPMLKTFNVFNVEQIDGLPLTTETVSPEATFDPLPEAENLFQKSGANIIEKGQNAFFRPSTDEVWLPERHLFSDAANFYATGLHELVHWSGGKKRLNREMKGKFGSADYAEEELVAELGSAFLMADLGIVGEVQHESYIASWLQALKNDKRYVFKAASAASKAHRYLMDKI
- a CDS encoding type II toxin-antitoxin system CcdA family antitoxin, encoding MTAKQRNTQSVTMTVERALLVRAREAGINLSATLTTALDAELRSHEAKKWQEENREALAALNRFHDEQGCFSDEYRTF
- a CDS encoding DUF2326 domain-containing protein, with amino-acid sequence MFLKKLEVYSQSLGVIRDITFHNGVNLILDKSTVKKSETGNSVGKTTALRAIDFCLGAKQENFYIDPEFKTEDSEIKSFLVDNEIVFTIILNTTSNRELTISRIISANSKIHATINGTVFTNLSSFHDALKLNLFLSSSLKPTFRQIMSRFIRNSTEKMSNALKTLQMASLADYETLNLFLFGFDNANILSEKQKIGKELKKIEKEFDVILKIRSKNSIEQSLSVIEREIKEKEKDITNYNLGESYSTQMNEINAIKLKVSQLSLDLSALEMKRSLNDKAIKDLLEQQDNTDPDELKKLYEEVTIRVVNISKTFEEALGFHNKMIVKKVEFINSQMESLVTNIDEVKRNLNIWLEKESRILRELSQLGSLSDLQIIQKDVNKLYENKGSFESSLNQILDYEERIEKARVKLNEVASEIDLNLERFNEKLSVFNKYFSEYTKELYNEEYILSYDESKGNYVFKVEPLGAIKSKGNQGEGKKKAQVSALDLAYLSTQEENNSKTLRFIAHDGIEAIHANQIKTLFDIASSINGQYILSILKDKLSSVDTDFIEQYTVLELSEDDKFFKI
- a CDS encoding CcdB family protein is translated as MQFTVYGNTGKSVVYPLLLDVTSDIIGQLNRRIVIPLLPIERYPAGRRPERLVPVVRLTDGKEYAVMTHELASIPVQALGAVFCDASQYRTQIKAAIDFLIDGF
- a CDS encoding DUF4326 domain-containing protein; protein product: MGRINPYAIGADGDRDEVIRKFKYDFDRDYLKGGSEFKEKLKALRGHTLGCHCKPYACHGDVLAQYLNELDDGE
- a CDS encoding ABC-three component system middle component 6 codes for the protein MQSVGKTIMILSDSLKPDQTIYYLGAKLLHCIKNEPSMVIDSIYLFDKFKKSVNKKITFAQYMYTLDWLYLLDLVDVNNQGDIIICF